In Scleropages formosus chromosome 18, fSclFor1.1, whole genome shotgun sequence, one DNA window encodes the following:
- the zfat gene encoding zinc finger protein ZFAT isoform X2 codes for MDTPDSGGVTIFMCKVCNLFSPSKAKLLSHVHEKHATDALDSDDIIVPLKPLQTAAQSEKSEAVDSPVKRKRGRPKGSTKKIPSDVVQDTPSTPTQGPELQTQRVEEQENRDSSSLDCKKCNRKFCNKRQLTKHICIIGLKEDADGEDANDDGPELNLAAEGREEERETFPKKARTLRTEKACSIKNMEQGGVTKNPIISVVLTAHEAIPGATKIVPIEASPAEPGPTTEPDPGAQEAGLKRGYQEYAIQQAAYEVPLKSNRLGQTQLKIFTCEYCNKVFKFKHSLQTHLRIHTNEKPFKCLHCDYASAIKANLSVHMRKHTGEKFSCEYCSFNSLSKGHLKVHVERVHKKIKQHCRFCKKKYSDVKNLLKHIREIHDMEDKKVKDVYEELSLQTREGKRQLLYDCQICDRKFKNELDRDRHMMVHGSERPFGCELCDHGSTKYQALQVHIRKHPFIYVCSICLQKFVSSVRLKTHLRDVHPDVEESTAFADSINRSFCLLEPGSDIQRESLKQEELQITEELSLLNTQHDVLIQDLGSSSEVAPVQTSDRLAVETQLLTQEAGFEETMESIPQEVCTTPVSSTHEGEASAANEGISEDVHREPSNLGKSQEDTFVDPEPSSQEPPLLPLDDSPLTNFGELPQIEQLNTEKDKDSSSGPQVNVELVQEVEATSQKDIVPSTEEEVTQTSQEERTAFRKIIDSMQKRQLNMEVFERIRKVYGDFECEYCGKLFWYQVHYNMHVRTHTREHLHYCSQCNYSSVTKNCLKRHVIQRHSDILLKCPADGCQYCTPDKYKLQAHLKVHSEANKRNYVCPVCEQSFPEDRLIKSHIKTCHPDVSTSVISEVLGQRVQLKGVIGKRASKCPYCDCYFMRNGTDLQQHIWAHEGIKPYKCSLCDYATRSKSNLKAHMNRHSTEKTHLCDMCGKKFKSKCTLKSHKLMHTADGKQFKCTECNYTAAQQLHLMRHMEKHTSLKPFRCAHCHYSCNIPGSLKRHYYKKHPSEPYTNAEAGTAVAAVTDMEAQQGVKCPVCNYVYGTKWEMNQHLKTKHGLKLVENDGVVMNQWEVVESLKEPAAQYLQITEADELQGTEAAVSALQDLRYNAENGVVSTTAADRLDPAAVNIFQQIIELGAENHDAAVASVVAMAPGTVTVVEQVTEEQQQADHAAMIQDALQQASVGLADEHHLVVSSDGVEGIETVTVYTQGEDASQFIVYVQEAVQEAVQEAVQEEQHAAEGI; via the exons ATGGACACTCCAGATTCAG GTGGTGTTACAATCTTTATGTGCAAAGTCTGCAACTTATTCTCTCCCAGCAAAGCTAAGCTGCTTTCACACGTCCATGAGAAACACGCCACTGACGCTCTCGACTCTGATGACATCATTGTCCCCCTGAAACCTTtgcaaacagcagctcagtcaGAGAAGAGTGAAG CTGTAGATTCCCCAGTCAAGAGGAAACGAGGCAGGCCCAAGGGCTCCACCAAGAAGATCCCGTCAGACGTGGTGCAGGACACCCCGTCCACTCCGACACAGGGGCCCGAGCTCCAGACCCAGAGGGTGGAAGAGCAGGAGAACAGAGATTCCAGCTCCCTGGACTGCAAGAAGTGCAACCGCAAATTCTGCAACAAGCGGCAACTCACGAAACACATCTGCATCATCGGGCTTAAGGAGGACGCCGATGGAGAAGATGCCAACG ATGATGGCCCTGAACTCAACCTGGCGGCAGAGGGCAGAGAAGAAGAGCGCGAGACGTTCCCAAAGAAAGCGCGTACCTTGCGTACAGAGAAGGCTTGCAGTATTAAGAACATGGAGCAAGGAGGTGTCACCAAAAATCCCATAATCAGTGTTGTTCTTACAGCCCACGAGGCCATTCCAG GTGCCACCAAGATCGTTCCTATTGAGGCCTCCCCAGCTGAGCCAGGGCCCACCACAGAGCCAGACCCCGGTGCTCAGGAAGCTGGGCTGAAACGAGGCTATCAGGAATATGCCATCCAACAGGCTGCTTATGAAGTGCCCTTGAAATCAAACAG GCTTGGGCAGACACAGCTCAAGATCTTTACCTGTGAGTATTGTAATAAGGTGTTCAAGTTCAAGCACTCTCTACAGACCCACTTGAGAATCCATACAAACGAGAAGCCATTCAAGTGCCTACATTGTGACTATGCCAGTGCCATCAAGGCCAACCTCAGTGTCCACATGCGCAAGCACACGGGAGAGAAGTTCAGCTGCGAGTACTGCTCCTTCAACAGTCTCAGCAAAGGTCACCTGAAGGTGCACGTGGAGAGGGTGCACAAGAAGATCAAGCAGCACTGTCGCTTCTGCAAGAAGAAGTACTCGGACGTTAAGAACCTCCTCAAGCACATTCGAGAGATCCATGATATGGAGGACAAGAAGGTGAAAGACGTCTATGAAGAGCTCAGTCTCCAGACTAGAGAGGGGAAGAGGCAGCTGCTTTACGATTGTCAGATCTGTGACCGGAAGTTCAAGAACGAGCTGGACAGGGACCGCCACATGATGGTCCACGGCAGCGAGAGGCCCTTTGGCTGCGAACTTTGTGACCATGGATCTACCAAGTATCAGGccttgcaggttcacatccgcAAGCACCCCTTCATCTACGTCTGCTCCATCTGCCTACAGAAGTTTGTCAGCTCCGTACGGTTAAAGACCCACCTCCGAGATGTCCACCCAGATGTTGAGGAGAGCACTGCCTTTGCCGACTCCATCAATCGTAGCTTTTGCCTGCTGGAGCCTGGCAGTGACATCCAACGAGAGTCACTGAAGCAGGAGGAGCTTCAGATTACGGAGGAGCTGTCCCTGCTCAACACGCAGCATGACGTGCTCATCCAGGACCTAGGATCCTCCTCTGAGGTGGCTCCTGTCCAAACTTCTGACCGCCTTGCTGTGGAGACACAGCTCCTGACACAGGAAGCTGGTTTTGAGGAAACAATGGAGAGCATCCCGCAGGAGGTGTGCACCACACCCGTCTCTAGCACTCACGAGGGTGAGGCAAGTGCTGCCAACGAGGGAATCTCGGAAGACGTCCACAGGGAGCCATCAAATCTAGGCAAATCTCAGGAGGACACCTTCGTTGACCCCGAACCTTCAAGTCAAGAACCTCCTCTGTTGCCTTTGGACGACAGTCCTTTGACAAACTTTGGAGAACTCCCTCAAATTGAGCAGCTCAATACTGAGAAAGACAAAGACTCTTCGTCAGGTCCCCAAGTGAATGTAGAACTCGTCCAGGAGGTGGAGGCCACATCTCAAAAAGACATTGTTCCTAGCACAGAGGAAGAGGTGACCCAGACATCCCAGGAGGAGAGAACAGCTTTTAGGAAAATTATAGATAGCATGCAGAAAAGACAACTGAACATGGAGGTCTTTGAGAGGATCAGGAAGGTGTACGGCGACTTTGAGTGTGAATATTGTG GCAAGCTCTTCTGGTACCAGGTGCACTACAACATGCATGTCCGGACACACACGCGTGAGCACCTGCACTACTGCTCCCAGTGCAACTACTCCTCGGTCACCAAGAACTGCCTGAAGCGACACGTCATCCAGAGGCACAGCGACATCCTGCTCAAGTGCCCGGCCGACGGGTGCCAGTACTGCACCCCTGACAAGTACAAGCTGCAGGCCCACCTCAAGGTCCACTCCGAGGCG AACAAGCGAAACTATGTATGTCCTGTATGCGAGCAGTCTTTCCCTGAAGACAGACTCATAAAATCTCATATAAAAACCTGCCATCCAG ACGTCTCCACGAGCGTGATCTCTGAGGTCCTGGGGCAGCGGGTACAGCTGAAGGGCGTGATCGGGAAGAGGGCGTCCAAGTGCCCTTACTGCGACTGCTACTTCATGCGCAACGGCACCGACCTGCAGCAGCACATCTGGGCCCATGAGG GAATAAAGCCATACAAGTGCTCCCTGTGTGACTACGCCACACGCAGCAAGAGCAACCTGAAGGCACACATGAACCGGCACAGCACGGAGAAAACGCACCTTTGCGACATGTGTGGCAAGAAGTTCAAGTCCAAATGTACTCTCAAGAGCCACAAGCTGATGCACACAGCGGATG GAAAACAGTTTAAATGCACTGAATGCAACTACACAGCTGCACAGCAACTTCACTTAATGCGCCACATGGAGAAACACACCTCTTTGAAG CCTTTCCGCTGTGCACACTGCCACTACTCCTGCAACATACCAGGCTCCCTCAAGAGACACTACTACAAGAAGCACCCCAGCGAGCCGTACACCAACGCAGAAGCCGGAACGGCGGTGGCAGCGGTGACAGATATGGAAGCACAGCAAG GAGTGAAGTGTCCAGTGTGTAACTATGTGTACGGCACTAAGTGGGAAATGAACCAGCACCTAAAGACCAAGCACGGCCTCAAGCTGGTGGAGAACGATGGAGTGGTCATGAACCAGTGGGAG GTGGTGGAGTCGCTGAAGGAGCCTGCTGCTCAGTACCTCCAGATCACCGAGGCTGACGAACTTCAGGGCACCGAGGCCGCCGTGTCGGCCCTGCAGGACCTCCGCTACAATGCGGAAAACG GTGTTGTGTCCACCACCGCTGCAGACAGACTGGACCCTGCAGCAGTCAATATTTTCCAGCAGATCATTGAGCTCGGGGCTGAGAATCATGACGCTGCGGTAGCATCCGTTGTTGCTATGGCTCCTGGCACGGTGACGGTGGTGGAGCAG GTgacggaggagcagcagcaggccgACCACGCGGCGATGATCCAGGACGCACTGCAGCAGGCCTCGGTGGGGCTGGCTGATGAACACCACCTGGTTGTGTCCTCCGACGGCGTGGAGGGCATCGAGACGGTCACGGTGTACACGCAGGGCGAGGATGCCTCCCAGTTCATCGTGTATGTCCAGGAGGCCGTGCAGGAGGCCGTCCAGGAGGCTGTCCAGGAGGAGCAGCATGCAGCAGAGGGCATCTAA
- the zfat gene encoding zinc finger protein ZFAT isoform X1 translates to MDTPDSGGVTIFMCKVCNLFSPSKAKLLSHVHEKHATDALDSDDIIVPLKPLQTAAQSEKSEAVDSPVKRKRGRPKGSTKKIPSDVVQDTPSTPTQGPELQTQRVEEQENRDSSSLDCKKCNRKFCNKRQLTKHICIIGLKEDADGEDANDDGPELNLAAEGREEERETFPKKARTLRTEKACSIKNMEQGGVTKNPIISVVLTAHEAIPGATKIVPIEASPAEPGPTTEPDPGAQEAGLKRGYQEYAIQQAAYEVPLKSNRLGQTQLKIFTCEYCNKVFKFKHSLQTHLRIHTNEKPFKCLHCDYASAIKANLSVHMRKHTGEKFSCEYCSFNSLSKGHLKVHVERVHKKIKQHCRFCKKKYSDVKNLLKHIREIHDMEDKKVKDVYEELSLQTREGKRQLLYDCQICDRKFKNELDRDRHMMVHGSERPFGCELCDHGSTKYQALQVHIRKHPFIYVCSICLQKFVSSVRLKTHLRDVHPDVEESTAFADSINRSFCLLEPGSDIQRESLKQEELQITEELSLLNTQHDVLIQDLGSSSEVAPVQTSDRLAVETQLLTQEAGFEETMESIPQEVCTTPVSSTHEGEASAANEGISEDVHREPSNLGKSQEDTFVDPEPSSQEPPLLPLDDSPLTNFGELPQIEQLNTEKDKDSSSGPQVNVELVQEVEATSQKDIVPSTEEEVTQTSQEERTAFRKIIDSMQKRQLNMEVFERIRKVYGDFECEYCGKLFWYQVHYNMHVRTHTREHLHYCSQCNYSSVTKNCLKRHVIQRHSDILLKCPADGCQYCTPDKYKLQAHLKVHSEANKRNYVCPVCEQSFPEDRLIKSHIKTCHPDVSTSVISEVLGQRVQLKGVIGKRASKCPYCDCYFMRNGTDLQQHIWAHEGIKPYKCSLCDYATRSKSNLKAHMNRHSTEKTHLCDMCGKKFKSKCTLKSHKLMHTADGKQFKCTECNYTAAQQLHLMRHMEKHTSLKPFRCAHCHYSCNIPGSLKRHYYKKHPSEPYTNAEAGTAVAAVTDMEAQQEGVKCPVCNYVYGTKWEMNQHLKTKHGLKLVENDGVVMNQWEVVESLKEPAAQYLQITEADELQGTEAAVSALQDLRYNAENGVVSTTAADRLDPAAVNIFQQIIELGAENHDAAVASVVAMAPGTVTVVEQVTEEQQQADHAAMIQDALQQASVGLADEHHLVVSSDGVEGIETVTVYTQGEDASQFIVYVQEAVQEAVQEAVQEEQHAAEGI, encoded by the exons ATGGACACTCCAGATTCAG GTGGTGTTACAATCTTTATGTGCAAAGTCTGCAACTTATTCTCTCCCAGCAAAGCTAAGCTGCTTTCACACGTCCATGAGAAACACGCCACTGACGCTCTCGACTCTGATGACATCATTGTCCCCCTGAAACCTTtgcaaacagcagctcagtcaGAGAAGAGTGAAG CTGTAGATTCCCCAGTCAAGAGGAAACGAGGCAGGCCCAAGGGCTCCACCAAGAAGATCCCGTCAGACGTGGTGCAGGACACCCCGTCCACTCCGACACAGGGGCCCGAGCTCCAGACCCAGAGGGTGGAAGAGCAGGAGAACAGAGATTCCAGCTCCCTGGACTGCAAGAAGTGCAACCGCAAATTCTGCAACAAGCGGCAACTCACGAAACACATCTGCATCATCGGGCTTAAGGAGGACGCCGATGGAGAAGATGCCAACG ATGATGGCCCTGAACTCAACCTGGCGGCAGAGGGCAGAGAAGAAGAGCGCGAGACGTTCCCAAAGAAAGCGCGTACCTTGCGTACAGAGAAGGCTTGCAGTATTAAGAACATGGAGCAAGGAGGTGTCACCAAAAATCCCATAATCAGTGTTGTTCTTACAGCCCACGAGGCCATTCCAG GTGCCACCAAGATCGTTCCTATTGAGGCCTCCCCAGCTGAGCCAGGGCCCACCACAGAGCCAGACCCCGGTGCTCAGGAAGCTGGGCTGAAACGAGGCTATCAGGAATATGCCATCCAACAGGCTGCTTATGAAGTGCCCTTGAAATCAAACAG GCTTGGGCAGACACAGCTCAAGATCTTTACCTGTGAGTATTGTAATAAGGTGTTCAAGTTCAAGCACTCTCTACAGACCCACTTGAGAATCCATACAAACGAGAAGCCATTCAAGTGCCTACATTGTGACTATGCCAGTGCCATCAAGGCCAACCTCAGTGTCCACATGCGCAAGCACACGGGAGAGAAGTTCAGCTGCGAGTACTGCTCCTTCAACAGTCTCAGCAAAGGTCACCTGAAGGTGCACGTGGAGAGGGTGCACAAGAAGATCAAGCAGCACTGTCGCTTCTGCAAGAAGAAGTACTCGGACGTTAAGAACCTCCTCAAGCACATTCGAGAGATCCATGATATGGAGGACAAGAAGGTGAAAGACGTCTATGAAGAGCTCAGTCTCCAGACTAGAGAGGGGAAGAGGCAGCTGCTTTACGATTGTCAGATCTGTGACCGGAAGTTCAAGAACGAGCTGGACAGGGACCGCCACATGATGGTCCACGGCAGCGAGAGGCCCTTTGGCTGCGAACTTTGTGACCATGGATCTACCAAGTATCAGGccttgcaggttcacatccgcAAGCACCCCTTCATCTACGTCTGCTCCATCTGCCTACAGAAGTTTGTCAGCTCCGTACGGTTAAAGACCCACCTCCGAGATGTCCACCCAGATGTTGAGGAGAGCACTGCCTTTGCCGACTCCATCAATCGTAGCTTTTGCCTGCTGGAGCCTGGCAGTGACATCCAACGAGAGTCACTGAAGCAGGAGGAGCTTCAGATTACGGAGGAGCTGTCCCTGCTCAACACGCAGCATGACGTGCTCATCCAGGACCTAGGATCCTCCTCTGAGGTGGCTCCTGTCCAAACTTCTGACCGCCTTGCTGTGGAGACACAGCTCCTGACACAGGAAGCTGGTTTTGAGGAAACAATGGAGAGCATCCCGCAGGAGGTGTGCACCACACCCGTCTCTAGCACTCACGAGGGTGAGGCAAGTGCTGCCAACGAGGGAATCTCGGAAGACGTCCACAGGGAGCCATCAAATCTAGGCAAATCTCAGGAGGACACCTTCGTTGACCCCGAACCTTCAAGTCAAGAACCTCCTCTGTTGCCTTTGGACGACAGTCCTTTGACAAACTTTGGAGAACTCCCTCAAATTGAGCAGCTCAATACTGAGAAAGACAAAGACTCTTCGTCAGGTCCCCAAGTGAATGTAGAACTCGTCCAGGAGGTGGAGGCCACATCTCAAAAAGACATTGTTCCTAGCACAGAGGAAGAGGTGACCCAGACATCCCAGGAGGAGAGAACAGCTTTTAGGAAAATTATAGATAGCATGCAGAAAAGACAACTGAACATGGAGGTCTTTGAGAGGATCAGGAAGGTGTACGGCGACTTTGAGTGTGAATATTGTG GCAAGCTCTTCTGGTACCAGGTGCACTACAACATGCATGTCCGGACACACACGCGTGAGCACCTGCACTACTGCTCCCAGTGCAACTACTCCTCGGTCACCAAGAACTGCCTGAAGCGACACGTCATCCAGAGGCACAGCGACATCCTGCTCAAGTGCCCGGCCGACGGGTGCCAGTACTGCACCCCTGACAAGTACAAGCTGCAGGCCCACCTCAAGGTCCACTCCGAGGCG AACAAGCGAAACTATGTATGTCCTGTATGCGAGCAGTCTTTCCCTGAAGACAGACTCATAAAATCTCATATAAAAACCTGCCATCCAG ACGTCTCCACGAGCGTGATCTCTGAGGTCCTGGGGCAGCGGGTACAGCTGAAGGGCGTGATCGGGAAGAGGGCGTCCAAGTGCCCTTACTGCGACTGCTACTTCATGCGCAACGGCACCGACCTGCAGCAGCACATCTGGGCCCATGAGG GAATAAAGCCATACAAGTGCTCCCTGTGTGACTACGCCACACGCAGCAAGAGCAACCTGAAGGCACACATGAACCGGCACAGCACGGAGAAAACGCACCTTTGCGACATGTGTGGCAAGAAGTTCAAGTCCAAATGTACTCTCAAGAGCCACAAGCTGATGCACACAGCGGATG GAAAACAGTTTAAATGCACTGAATGCAACTACACAGCTGCACAGCAACTTCACTTAATGCGCCACATGGAGAAACACACCTCTTTGAAG CCTTTCCGCTGTGCACACTGCCACTACTCCTGCAACATACCAGGCTCCCTCAAGAGACACTACTACAAGAAGCACCCCAGCGAGCCGTACACCAACGCAGAAGCCGGAACGGCGGTGGCAGCGGTGACAGATATGGAAGCACAGCAAG AAGGAGTGAAGTGTCCAGTGTGTAACTATGTGTACGGCACTAAGTGGGAAATGAACCAGCACCTAAAGACCAAGCACGGCCTCAAGCTGGTGGAGAACGATGGAGTGGTCATGAACCAGTGGGAG GTGGTGGAGTCGCTGAAGGAGCCTGCTGCTCAGTACCTCCAGATCACCGAGGCTGACGAACTTCAGGGCACCGAGGCCGCCGTGTCGGCCCTGCAGGACCTCCGCTACAATGCGGAAAACG GTGTTGTGTCCACCACCGCTGCAGACAGACTGGACCCTGCAGCAGTCAATATTTTCCAGCAGATCATTGAGCTCGGGGCTGAGAATCATGACGCTGCGGTAGCATCCGTTGTTGCTATGGCTCCTGGCACGGTGACGGTGGTGGAGCAG GTgacggaggagcagcagcaggccgACCACGCGGCGATGATCCAGGACGCACTGCAGCAGGCCTCGGTGGGGCTGGCTGATGAACACCACCTGGTTGTGTCCTCCGACGGCGTGGAGGGCATCGAGACGGTCACGGTGTACACGCAGGGCGAGGATGCCTCCCAGTTCATCGTGTATGTCCAGGAGGCCGTGCAGGAGGCCGTCCAGGAGGCTGTCCAGGAGGAGCAGCATGCAGCAGAGGGCATCTAA
- the zfat gene encoding zinc finger protein ZFAT isoform X3, whose translation MCKVCNLFSPSKAKLLSHVHEKHATDALDSDDIIVPLKPLQTAAQSEKSEAVDSPVKRKRGRPKGSTKKIPSDVVQDTPSTPTQGPELQTQRVEEQENRDSSSLDCKKCNRKFCNKRQLTKHICIIGLKEDADGEDANDDGPELNLAAEGREEERETFPKKARTLRTEKACSIKNMEQGGVTKNPIISVVLTAHEAIPGATKIVPIEASPAEPGPTTEPDPGAQEAGLKRGYQEYAIQQAAYEVPLKSNRLGQTQLKIFTCEYCNKVFKFKHSLQTHLRIHTNEKPFKCLHCDYASAIKANLSVHMRKHTGEKFSCEYCSFNSLSKGHLKVHVERVHKKIKQHCRFCKKKYSDVKNLLKHIREIHDMEDKKVKDVYEELSLQTREGKRQLLYDCQICDRKFKNELDRDRHMMVHGSERPFGCELCDHGSTKYQALQVHIRKHPFIYVCSICLQKFVSSVRLKTHLRDVHPDVEESTAFADSINRSFCLLEPGSDIQRESLKQEELQITEELSLLNTQHDVLIQDLGSSSEVAPVQTSDRLAVETQLLTQEAGFEETMESIPQEVCTTPVSSTHEGEASAANEGISEDVHREPSNLGKSQEDTFVDPEPSSQEPPLLPLDDSPLTNFGELPQIEQLNTEKDKDSSSGPQVNVELVQEVEATSQKDIVPSTEEEVTQTSQEERTAFRKIIDSMQKRQLNMEVFERIRKVYGDFECEYCGKLFWYQVHYNMHVRTHTREHLHYCSQCNYSSVTKNCLKRHVIQRHSDILLKCPADGCQYCTPDKYKLQAHLKVHSEANKRNYVCPVCEQSFPEDRLIKSHIKTCHPDVSTSVISEVLGQRVQLKGVIGKRASKCPYCDCYFMRNGTDLQQHIWAHEGIKPYKCSLCDYATRSKSNLKAHMNRHSTEKTHLCDMCGKKFKSKCTLKSHKLMHTADGKQFKCTECNYTAAQQLHLMRHMEKHTSLKPFRCAHCHYSCNIPGSLKRHYYKKHPSEPYTNAEAGTAVAAVTDMEAQQEGVKCPVCNYVYGTKWEMNQHLKTKHGLKLVENDGVVMNQWEVVESLKEPAAQYLQITEADELQGTEAAVSALQDLRYNAENGVVSTTAADRLDPAAVNIFQQIIELGAENHDAAVASVVAMAPGTVTVVEQVTEEQQQADHAAMIQDALQQASVGLADEHHLVVSSDGVEGIETVTVYTQGEDASQFIVYVQEAVQEAVQEAVQEEQHAAEGI comes from the exons ATGTGCAAAGTCTGCAACTTATTCTCTCCCAGCAAAGCTAAGCTGCTTTCACACGTCCATGAGAAACACGCCACTGACGCTCTCGACTCTGATGACATCATTGTCCCCCTGAAACCTTtgcaaacagcagctcagtcaGAGAAGAGTGAAG CTGTAGATTCCCCAGTCAAGAGGAAACGAGGCAGGCCCAAGGGCTCCACCAAGAAGATCCCGTCAGACGTGGTGCAGGACACCCCGTCCACTCCGACACAGGGGCCCGAGCTCCAGACCCAGAGGGTGGAAGAGCAGGAGAACAGAGATTCCAGCTCCCTGGACTGCAAGAAGTGCAACCGCAAATTCTGCAACAAGCGGCAACTCACGAAACACATCTGCATCATCGGGCTTAAGGAGGACGCCGATGGAGAAGATGCCAACG ATGATGGCCCTGAACTCAACCTGGCGGCAGAGGGCAGAGAAGAAGAGCGCGAGACGTTCCCAAAGAAAGCGCGTACCTTGCGTACAGAGAAGGCTTGCAGTATTAAGAACATGGAGCAAGGAGGTGTCACCAAAAATCCCATAATCAGTGTTGTTCTTACAGCCCACGAGGCCATTCCAG GTGCCACCAAGATCGTTCCTATTGAGGCCTCCCCAGCTGAGCCAGGGCCCACCACAGAGCCAGACCCCGGTGCTCAGGAAGCTGGGCTGAAACGAGGCTATCAGGAATATGCCATCCAACAGGCTGCTTATGAAGTGCCCTTGAAATCAAACAG GCTTGGGCAGACACAGCTCAAGATCTTTACCTGTGAGTATTGTAATAAGGTGTTCAAGTTCAAGCACTCTCTACAGACCCACTTGAGAATCCATACAAACGAGAAGCCATTCAAGTGCCTACATTGTGACTATGCCAGTGCCATCAAGGCCAACCTCAGTGTCCACATGCGCAAGCACACGGGAGAGAAGTTCAGCTGCGAGTACTGCTCCTTCAACAGTCTCAGCAAAGGTCACCTGAAGGTGCACGTGGAGAGGGTGCACAAGAAGATCAAGCAGCACTGTCGCTTCTGCAAGAAGAAGTACTCGGACGTTAAGAACCTCCTCAAGCACATTCGAGAGATCCATGATATGGAGGACAAGAAGGTGAAAGACGTCTATGAAGAGCTCAGTCTCCAGACTAGAGAGGGGAAGAGGCAGCTGCTTTACGATTGTCAGATCTGTGACCGGAAGTTCAAGAACGAGCTGGACAGGGACCGCCACATGATGGTCCACGGCAGCGAGAGGCCCTTTGGCTGCGAACTTTGTGACCATGGATCTACCAAGTATCAGGccttgcaggttcacatccgcAAGCACCCCTTCATCTACGTCTGCTCCATCTGCCTACAGAAGTTTGTCAGCTCCGTACGGTTAAAGACCCACCTCCGAGATGTCCACCCAGATGTTGAGGAGAGCACTGCCTTTGCCGACTCCATCAATCGTAGCTTTTGCCTGCTGGAGCCTGGCAGTGACATCCAACGAGAGTCACTGAAGCAGGAGGAGCTTCAGATTACGGAGGAGCTGTCCCTGCTCAACACGCAGCATGACGTGCTCATCCAGGACCTAGGATCCTCCTCTGAGGTGGCTCCTGTCCAAACTTCTGACCGCCTTGCTGTGGAGACACAGCTCCTGACACAGGAAGCTGGTTTTGAGGAAACAATGGAGAGCATCCCGCAGGAGGTGTGCACCACACCCGTCTCTAGCACTCACGAGGGTGAGGCAAGTGCTGCCAACGAGGGAATCTCGGAAGACGTCCACAGGGAGCCATCAAATCTAGGCAAATCTCAGGAGGACACCTTCGTTGACCCCGAACCTTCAAGTCAAGAACCTCCTCTGTTGCCTTTGGACGACAGTCCTTTGACAAACTTTGGAGAACTCCCTCAAATTGAGCAGCTCAATACTGAGAAAGACAAAGACTCTTCGTCAGGTCCCCAAGTGAATGTAGAACTCGTCCAGGAGGTGGAGGCCACATCTCAAAAAGACATTGTTCCTAGCACAGAGGAAGAGGTGACCCAGACATCCCAGGAGGAGAGAACAGCTTTTAGGAAAATTATAGATAGCATGCAGAAAAGACAACTGAACATGGAGGTCTTTGAGAGGATCAGGAAGGTGTACGGCGACTTTGAGTGTGAATATTGTG GCAAGCTCTTCTGGTACCAGGTGCACTACAACATGCATGTCCGGACACACACGCGTGAGCACCTGCACTACTGCTCCCAGTGCAACTACTCCTCGGTCACCAAGAACTGCCTGAAGCGACACGTCATCCAGAGGCACAGCGACATCCTGCTCAAGTGCCCGGCCGACGGGTGCCAGTACTGCACCCCTGACAAGTACAAGCTGCAGGCCCACCTCAAGGTCCACTCCGAGGCG AACAAGCGAAACTATGTATGTCCTGTATGCGAGCAGTCTTTCCCTGAAGACAGACTCATAAAATCTCATATAAAAACCTGCCATCCAG ACGTCTCCACGAGCGTGATCTCTGAGGTCCTGGGGCAGCGGGTACAGCTGAAGGGCGTGATCGGGAAGAGGGCGTCCAAGTGCCCTTACTGCGACTGCTACTTCATGCGCAACGGCACCGACCTGCAGCAGCACATCTGGGCCCATGAGG GAATAAAGCCATACAAGTGCTCCCTGTGTGACTACGCCACACGCAGCAAGAGCAACCTGAAGGCACACATGAACCGGCACAGCACGGAGAAAACGCACCTTTGCGACATGTGTGGCAAGAAGTTCAAGTCCAAATGTACTCTCAAGAGCCACAAGCTGATGCACACAGCGGATG GAAAACAGTTTAAATGCACTGAATGCAACTACACAGCTGCACAGCAACTTCACTTAATGCGCCACATGGAGAAACACACCTCTTTGAAG CCTTTCCGCTGTGCACACTGCCACTACTCCTGCAACATACCAGGCTCCCTCAAGAGACACTACTACAAGAAGCACCCCAGCGAGCCGTACACCAACGCAGAAGCCGGAACGGCGGTGGCAGCGGTGACAGATATGGAAGCACAGCAAG AAGGAGTGAAGTGTCCAGTGTGTAACTATGTGTACGGCACTAAGTGGGAAATGAACCAGCACCTAAAGACCAAGCACGGCCTCAAGCTGGTGGAGAACGATGGAGTGGTCATGAACCAGTGGGAG GTGGTGGAGTCGCTGAAGGAGCCTGCTGCTCAGTACCTCCAGATCACCGAGGCTGACGAACTTCAGGGCACCGAGGCCGCCGTGTCGGCCCTGCAGGACCTCCGCTACAATGCGGAAAACG GTGTTGTGTCCACCACCGCTGCAGACAGACTGGACCCTGCAGCAGTCAATATTTTCCAGCAGATCATTGAGCTCGGGGCTGAGAATCATGACGCTGCGGTAGCATCCGTTGTTGCTATGGCTCCTGGCACGGTGACGGTGGTGGAGCAG GTgacggaggagcagcagcaggccgACCACGCGGCGATGATCCAGGACGCACTGCAGCAGGCCTCGGTGGGGCTGGCTGATGAACACCACCTGGTTGTGTCCTCCGACGGCGTGGAGGGCATCGAGACGGTCACGGTGTACACGCAGGGCGAGGATGCCTCCCAGTTCATCGTGTATGTCCAGGAGGCCGTGCAGGAGGCCGTCCAGGAGGCTGTCCAGGAGGAGCAGCATGCAGCAGAGGGCATCTAA